CTCCATTTAGTTTATGGGTTCACATTGTGATGATGTTAAGTGAAAGtagaatttataaaaaaaactttactTGTCCATaatgtattttatttgttttactgGAGAATCATTCCTTTTTCCTTCATTTGATGTCACAATAATAATGTGTTATCCAGCTTCTTGATGTGCTATTAAATTGTGAAAAAGTTATGGTTTATGCAGTTTAACGTTTCCTTAATGTATTTTTAACCACTTACCTAGCAATGGGAGACTTAATTTCTCTGAGTGGTATTTCATTGCTataaagtatgatttttatttttccttatcGTATCCACGAATCCCAGCCTTATTGAAGCTAAGTTCTGAAAGGGATACCGTGAACCGTCTCAAGAAAGAAATTAAGCAACTTAGTCTTAAATTATCCCAACTTCAGACTTTGATAAAAGAAAAAGACGcgcttttgtcacagtcaaggAGGTAtcttctatatttttattttgcgcCAACATTTTTTAACGTCTCTAGGAAAAGGGGAGTTTGCTGTATATATAGTCATCAATAACTGatgtcttttttattattttagtggTCCTGAAGAAGCTAGTATTTCATATGAAGATCAAGTGCACTCAATTTCTCACATGGTAGAAAAAGAACCATATTTGTCTGAGGGCAATCTTCAAGTTATGGAATCTCTGGATGCAGGGGCTAAGTTGAATAATCACGCTGATGAGAATAGTAGTGGTGATACTGGCGAAACAGTCCTTGTTGGTAAGTTTTGTATATATTCTGCTTATTTAAATCATCTACATATCACAATTGTTCAATTTCAAACATCTTCATGACCAATGAGTTTGGATTCTAGAGAGCTTGGTTCCATTTCtttctataattttttgatCGAAAACCCTATCTCCCCCGATAAGAATTCTTCTCCTTTTCAAATATAAGATGCCCATCGGCCATCATGTCCAAGTATTTAATTGGATTTTATTGCTTTATAAATTGAGTGTTTGTGATGTATCACATAGACAAGCCCTTGAGGGTGTTATTCTTCAATTCTTACGTGCACTATAAAACTTATGAAAAATCTGGAGACCTCCTCTCTTGTAGCTTCACCAGGTATTTGGCCGTAGAGCTTGATGGAATTTGGTGTTAATTGGGTTTGGccaaaaaatactaatttgtGTGTGATTGACCACATGTTTGGGATCCTTGTTATAAAAGGTTACAAGTGTGGAACACAGGTAAAACTCAGAAAATAATGCGGGCTAGTTTTTCTAGCAAGTGCAAGAGAGGGAAATTTTTACTCTTTATTTAAGGAACCCCATTTAAGGCAATCTTAATTGGAGTGTTCATGTTGGTTTAAATCAAGATCTAGGAACATCACAAGTGTCAGTGTGTCACGTCTCAGAATGAAATTTGTACGACAATGGAATGCTTGCTATTGTATTGAGATGATGGTTTATCCTCTTGATGGTACATCATTTTTAATCGtcaataaatatttcttataaaaaaaatgaattcatATTAGCTTGGAGTTGATTAAATCCGTCCAGGTGTCAAACAATGTATGTTATATATTCTTAGGTGTAAACTACGAGGTTGTCTAATGAAGCATTTGGATTTAACTTTACGTGGTGTTGAATTGTACGTGTGTTCTGAACAAGATGACTTTACTGATGTGTCAACTTTCACTCTTCATCCTGATGTTTTGTTTAATAATACCTGGTCAGGAAGTGGGGATCTGCAGATTGAAGAAGATTTTCCAGAAGTAAAAACGGTATTTCAggtaaaatttttttgaaataaattgcACGTTGTTggcctttttctttttcataaaaaaaattcaaaaccttGTGCACATTTCCTTATCTTTAAAACTTGCTGATTTTTCTCCCATATCTTAAATTAACACGCTTTACACTATTCTTTCGTAGGATACATTCTTGGGGCACACAAGTCCAATCAGCTGTTGTCGCTTTTCTGCCTCCGGTGATAATATTGCTAGTGCTTCTATTGATGGCACAGTCAGGTAGTTGCCgtaataatattttcttacatTCTTTTTGTCTGTATATGCTGTGTGCAATTAATAGTTGCTTATCTGAACTCTTGAAAGGCTGCTTTGCAACAATCCTTCAGTGTCAATGGATACTAGAGCCACATATAAATATGCTTTCTCTGATAGATTGTTTGTTCTTTATTTTGTACTTGTCTTGCctatttgttaaaatttttgtaattttgttgtaattttttttaaaaatttaaacttcatTTTATCTCAAACAAGCATCAGAGTTAATTTGGGCTTTGTTCTTGAGTTTGATCTTGGACAAATATGCAAAACACATCGGAACAAAAATAATGGATATACCGAAGGACGTTGTATATAGGGAAAGGGGCTGGAAAAGAGAACAAAGTTGATTACGCTAGGGTTTAAATTCTTGGCTTACCTTTTGATATACTGTCTATATTTGGCCTCAATACGGCTTTTCTTTAATGAATGTTGTTTGATGAAGGATATGGACGTATGATTCATCAGCACCAACATCTAGAAATGCTACCATTTATTGTGGAGCTGAAATCATGTCCCTTGAGTGGGACTGCAAATCTGACCGCTTGGTATGCCACTGGGCTTTATATTTACAGAACATATATCTGGAATTATTTTTTTCCTGTTGTGAATTATTTGTGGTAATGAAGACTGGTCTTTTGATGCCCTATTATTGTCTATTTGACTAAAGCTACTGATAGGCACTTCTAATGGAGGCATTAAAGTGTGGAATATAGATGCTAAGCGCGTTGTTTGCGATCTCAACTCAACTGAAGCATACCCCAGGTTCAGTTAGCTCATATGTCAGCCCATTGTCTTTTTCCCTTTTCCGTTATCTCCCGAACCTTGTTTCATTAGTTCAATATTCTTGAAACTATAGCTATAATTTTCATTTCATCTTATTGCTCTCTCATGTTTTCTGTTGACCAGCATTCTGGATCTGAAATGCAGCCCTGTGGAGCCTATTTTTGTTTCGGCAGCAGCTTCCACTAGGTGCTTGACACCTGTGATTTTGTATACCTTTTGCGCTGTCAAGCGTGTGGTGGTGGTTGTGTGTGCCAGTGGAGCTTCAGGGTGTTTGTAATGTTTTAGCTTGCTGTTTGCTCTTCCCAAAAACACCTATAGCATTTGATTTTGTCAAGAACAAGTTCGAGCTATGGCCCTAAATATTTCATGCTTGGTAATGAAGGATTGGTGTTGAATGCTAGACAGTAGTTTCCAAACTGAAAAGACGTGAACCAATTTTTTCTCATTGGCATTTGATGATAATATTGCTACGGAATAGCGAGAAAATATTTAAGCTGTTTGAGCTTGAACTAAATAAATGTAAGACAAGTAAATGACTACCTCCACAATGATCTTGTTCCCAAGGAAATAGAGTTTGACTGTTTTGTAGCAACGTATTCATGACCAGTCTGTTATTCTAACTGAGGAAATGATACCTTTCAAATTCACAACTGTTAACATTTATTTCTTAACATGTATGATGTGTTATAAAGTATACGTGGAGATGGAAACACGACTTTTTTTGttctttataaaatttgttacaACTTTGTTATTCTctagaaaaattatttacatgatCTTTGATCTATTTTTCTACTTCTAATAGTGATGGAAAAAATCTGTAGACCGTTTATATCATGGAAAAAATTAATTCTGCTCTGAATATCATACATTTGGTCGTGTAATATTTGTAGGCAAGGCACAGGCTATGTCAATCGCTTGGGATTTGCTTCATTAACTGTGTGGAACATGAGGACATGGAAATCTATGGTATGTAAATATCTGTCTTCTAGATTTATTTTTGTGATCTCAAATTCATTTTACACCAATTTTTTCTCTTCTAAATGAGAATCACCTTACTTTTTTCATCTTCATCAAAGGCAGTCCTTCCTCTTGGTAAAGATCCGCCAGCAATTACTTCTTTGAGTTTCAATCACAATGGAAAGCTTTTAGCAGCTGCTGCAACTGATGGAATGATCCATATGTTTGGTATCCTTTTTccacattttgaaaataaataactaGTGTCACTCTAGTCGTAGATTTCAATTTGTCATGAAAGTAGCAAATACACACACTTTAACTGGAGGAAGACATGTC
The DNA window shown above is from Primulina huaijiensis isolate GDHJ02 chromosome 12, ASM1229523v2, whole genome shotgun sequence and carries:
- the LOC140989764 gene encoding uncharacterized protein isoform X2, which encodes MEKMKFAEELVREFLVFRGFTSTLQCLERELSTDIGKGFQVDKILDLIFSVYIPKFEAEKLIDLLGFFKKCFSYSDSSWIATISKLDESILRYYIVNALKCARKDKVLDFFGVFGNDLLHRDESWISWFAIPYLQKPHLEPQFRVYFSEEWFRALHLSVRNFLSEIFNGSRIPALLKLSSERDTVNRLKKEIKQLSLKLSQLQTLIKEKDALLSQSRSGPEEASISYEDQVHSISHMVEKEPYLSEGNLQVMESLDAGAKLNNHADENSSGDTGETVLVGSGDLQIEEDFPEVKTVFQDTFLGHTSPISCCRFSASGDNIASASIDGTVRIWTYDSSAPTSRNATIYCGAEIMSLEWDCKSDRLLLIGTSNGGIKVWNIDAKRVVCDLNSTEAYPSILDLKCSPVEPIFVSAAASTRQGTGYVNRLGFASLTVWNMRTWKSMAVLPLGKDPPAITSLSFNHNGKLLAAAATDGMIHMFDMSAGQQVTGWPAHDCAINSIIFGPDETSIFSFGTDGNIFEWSLHNQGKIMWSRNCSRFCNPGNSSLYRHEIALDANGRKLLVTSGSRRAPIYQVRCNRSGMRTLPHRGSITTVDWHPTLPIFLTGSADHSVRVASIS
- the LOC140989764 gene encoding uncharacterized protein isoform X4; translation: MEKMKFAEELVREFLVFRGFTSTLQCLERELSTDIGKGFQVDKILDLIFSVYIPKFEAEKLIDLLGFFKKCFSYSDSSWIATISKLDESILRYYIVNALKCARKDKVLDFFGVFGNDLLHRDESWISWFAIPYLQKPHLEPQFRVYFSEEWFRALHLSVRNFLSEIFNGSRIPALLKLSSERDTVNRLKKEIKQLSLKLSQLQTLIKEKDALLSQSRSGPEEASISYEDQVHSISHMVEKEPYLSEGNLQVMESLDAGAKLNNHADENSSGDTGETVLVGSGDLQIEEDFPEVKTVFQDTFLGHTSPISCCRFSASGDNIASASIDGTVRIWTYDSSAPTSRNATIYCGAEIMSLEWDCKSDRLLLIGTSNGGIKVWNIDAKRVVCDLNSTEAYPSILDLKCSPVEPIFVSAAASTRQGTGYVNRLGFASLTVWNMRTWKSMAVLPLGKDPPAITSLSFNHNGKLLAAAATDGMIHMFDMSAGQQVTGWPAHDCAINSIIFGPDETSIFSFGTDGNANI
- the LOC140989764 gene encoding uncharacterized protein isoform X3 codes for the protein MICCTETKAGFRAIPYLQKPHLEPQFRVYFSEEWFRALHLSVRNFLSEIFNGSRIPALLKLSSERDTVNRLKKEIKQLSLKLSQLQTLIKEKDALLSQSRSGPEEASISYEDQVHSISHMVEKEPYLSEGNLQVMESLDAGAKLNNHADENSSGDTGETVLVGSGDLQIEEDFPEVKTVFQDTFLGHTSPISCCRFSASGDNIASASIDGTVRIWTYDSSAPTSRNATIYCGAEIMSLEWDCKSDRLLLIGTSNGGIKVWNIDAKRVVCDLNSTEAYPSILDLKCSPVEPIFVSAAASTRQGTGYVNRLGFASLTVWNMRTWKSMAVLPLGKDPPAITSLSFNHNGKLLAAAATDGMIHMFDMSAGQQVTGWPAHDCAINSIIFGPDETSIFSFGTDGNIFEWSLHNQGKIMWSRNCSRCEVTECHILVMSSDFAFSLSLAYVHGFSIRAAEILCLVTYRFCNPGNSSLYRHEIALDANGRKLLVTSGSRRAPIYQVRCNRSGMRTLPHRGSITTVDWHPTLPIFLTGSADHSVRVASIS